One part of the Prionailurus bengalensis isolate Pbe53 chromosome B2, Fcat_Pben_1.1_paternal_pri, whole genome shotgun sequence genome encodes these proteins:
- the LOC122490021 gene encoding disks large-associated protein 5-like has translation MTPRSANAFLTPSYTWTPLETEIAKTQEPTKEILAQKCKTSSAKIVHQDSNKLQCPLGSLTVWNKEHVLNKDETTKNSNGLPTKEVPSLEINEDQVSQPQHDVPYFRNILQSETEKLTSHCLEWDRKLELDIPDDAKDLIRTAVGQTRLLMKERFKQFEGLVDNCEYKRGEKETTCTDLDGFWDMVSFQIEDVNQKFNNLTKLEESGWQNNNNTNKKVFRKKVVSGVASKSKEDDGRIAARNRLAAIKNAMRERMKKEEHVEAAASVMPKEVDTIVFDAGFFRIESPVKSFSGLSISSERLSQRLRTPKSVSKAVSENRSKMGVLRQTVSPQNPDPSSTTCGHVDKETLLSAIPKNSIEDTPCPGLQDLIEVNYGTNKISFEMDRLPSERMSLPLPAGEVRDDINDNKKEEISDDVERMELNSSVTAQDVLMSSPEKNTASQNNILQEEETKISQSVLFDTKSLTTECHLLDSPGLNCGNTFTQVERRHPDHGRHISFGGNLITFSPLRPLSEEHPEEF, from the coding sequence ATGACTCCCAGAAGTGCCAATGCTTTCTTGACACCCAGTTATACCTGGACCCCTTTAGAAACAGAAATTGCTAAGACTCAAGAACCAACAAAAGAAATTCTGGCCCAAAAGTGTAAAACTTCCTCTGCGAAGATAGTACATCAAGATTCAAATAAACTGCAGTGTCCTTTGGGTTCTCTCACAGTTTGGAATAAAGAACATGTCTTAAATAAAGATGAAACTACTAAAAATTCAAATGGCCTCCCAACAAAAGAAGTCCCGTcacttgaaataaatgaagatcAGGTATCTCAGCCACAACATGATGTGCcatatttcagaaatattcttCAGTCAGAAACTGAGAAATTAACTTCGCACTGCTTGGAGTGGGACAGGAAGCTTGAATTGGACATTCCAGATGATGCTAAAGATCTTATTCGCACAGCAGTTGGGCAAACAAGACTCCTTATGAAGGAAAGGTTCAAGCAGTTTGAAGGGCTGGTGGACAATTGTGAATACAAACGAGGTGAGAAGGAGACGACCTGTACAGATCTGGATGGATTTTGGGATATGGTTAGTTTTCAGATAGAAGATGTAAACCAAAAATTCAACAATTTGACTAAACTTGAGGAATCTGGATGGCagaacaataataatacaaacaaaaaagtctTTCGGAAAAAAGTTGTCTCGGGTGTAGCAAGTAAATCCAAAGAGGATGATGGAAGAATTGCAGCTAGAAATCGCCTAGCTGCCATAAAAAAtgcaatgagagagagaatgaagaaggaagaacATGTGGAGGCAGCGGCCTCTGTAATGCCAAAGGAAGTTGATACAATAGTGTTTGATGCTGGATTTTTCAGAATTGAAAGTCCCGTTAAATCCTTCTCAGGACTTTCTATCTCTTCTGAACGTCTTTCTCAAAGACTTAGGACACCTAAGTCTGTCAGCAAAGCTGTGTCTGAGAACAGGTCTAAGATGGGCGTTCTGAGACAAACTGTGTCACCACAGAATCCTGATCCTTCAAGTACCACATGTGGACATGTTGATAAGGAGACTTTGCTTTCAGCTATTCCTAAAAACAGCATAGAAGATACTCCGTGTCCTGGATTACAAGATTTAATCGAAGTAAATTATGGTACAAACAAGATAAGCTTTGAGATGGATCGTTTACCCAGTGAAAGAATGAGTTTGCCTCTACCTGCTGGTGAAGTGAGAGATGATATTAATgataacaaaaaggaagaaatttcagaTGATGTGGAAAGAATGGAACTAAATTCTTCGGTTACAGCACAGGATGTTTTAATGAGCAGCCctgaaaaaaatacagcatcacAAAATAATATCTTACAGGAAGAGGAAACTAAAATTTCTCAGTCAGTACTGTTTGATACTAAAAGTCTCACTACTGAATGCCATCTTCTTGATTCGCCAGGCCTAAACTGTGGTAATACATTCACTCAGGTGGAGAGGAGACATCCAGATCATGGCAGACACATTTCCTTTGGTGGTAACTTGATTACCTTTTCACCTCTAAGGCCCCTCAGTGAAGAACATCCAGaagaattttga
- the LOC122490023 gene encoding disks large-associated protein 5-like, giving the protein MSSSHFASRHRKDLSIDMIRTKIAHRKSLSQKENRHKEYERNRHFGLKDVNIPTLESRVLLELDETCQNLVPEKASVKPRSTKTALGDQRKQMLQKYKEEKQLQKLKEQREKAKRGVFKVGLYRPDMPCFLLSNQSTEPKKAVPSSVRITRSKAKDQMEQTKIDNGSDVRAIRPGQRQTSERKVLDKERKAVQPVTTTSVRMTRSATQAAKQNARTVSSTTTRKPVTRANDHEIERKAPNQGRPAKNIETKPEKVISFKLDSEENTLDSQASTTNGMDPDGVLPKLENLPKTNTAKMKGKNSFAPQDFMF; this is encoded by the coding sequence ATGTCTTCATCACATTTTGCCAGTCGACACAGAAAGGATTTAAGTATCGACATGATTAGAACTAAAATTGCTCATAGGAAAtcactgtctcaaaaagaaaacagacataagGAATATGAACGAAATAGGCACTTTGGTTTGAAAGATGTCAACATTCCAACCTTGGAAAGTAGAGTTCTTCTTGAATTAGATGAGACATGTCAAAATCTTGTTCCAGAAAAGGCCAGTGTCAAGCCAAGGTCAACGAAAACTGCTCTAGGTGATCAACGAAAGCAAATGCTccagaaatacaaagaagaaaagcaacttCAGAAAttgaaagagcagagagagaaagctaaaCGAGGAGTATTTAAAGTAGGCCTTTATAGACCCGATATGCCTTGTTTTCTGTTATCAAACCAGAGTACAGAGCCAAAAAAGGCTGTTCCATCTTCTGTAAGGATTACAAGGTCAAAGGCCAAAGACCAAATGGAGCAGACTAAGATTGATAATGGGAGTGATGTTCGAGCAATTCGACCTGGTCAAAGACAAACTTCTGAAAGAAAAGTGttggacaaagagagaaaagccGTACAGCCTGTAACGACCACATCGGTGAGAATGACTCGATCAGCCACTCAAGCAGCAAAGCAGAATGCCAGAACAGTCTCATCTACTACAACAAGAAAGCCAGTCACAAGAGCTAATGATCATGAAATAGAGAGAAAGGCACCAAATCAAGGAAGACCTgccaaaaatatagaaacaaaacctGAAAAGGTCATTTCTTTTAAACTTGATAGTGAAGAAAATACTTTGGATTCACAAGCCAGTACAACAAATGGAATGGATCCAGATGGAGTCTTACCAAAACTGGAAAACTTACCTAAGACAAATACtgcaaaaatgaaaggaaagaactcCTTCGCACCTCAAGATTTTATGTTTTAG